From a region of the Tursiops truncatus isolate mTurTru1 chromosome 2, mTurTru1.mat.Y, whole genome shotgun sequence genome:
- the TBPL2 gene encoding TATA box-binding protein-like 2, with product MEGEETFLELFLARCATQLEEVTETSGNFSSVDLSFLPDELTQENKEQTVIRSKHETEENCKTKSWQSRLPLPSQQDVDLALNSSSGSNSHSHLHPGDAGDADSAQPSPEKPHSLPLASITPMTPVTPVSGCSGIVPQLQNIVSTVNLACKLDLKKIALHAKNAEYNPKRFAAVIMRIREPRTTALIFSSGKMVCTGARSEEQSRLAARKYARVVQKLGFPARFLDFKIQNMVGSCDVRFPIRLEGLVLSHQQFSSYEPELFPGLIYRMVKPRIVLLIFVSGKVVLTGAKERSEIYEAFENIYPILKGFKKT from the exons ATGGAGGGGGAAGAAACGTTCCTGGAGCTCTTCCTGGCCCGATGCGCCACCCAG CTTGAAGAAGTCACAGAAACATCTGGCAATTTCTCATCTGTGGATCTTAGCTTCCTACCAGATGAGCTTACCCAAGAGAATAAAGAACAGACTGTCATTAGAAGCAAGCATGAAACTGAAGAAAAttgtaaaactaaaagttggcaAAGTAGGTTGCCATTACCCAGCCAACAGGACGTTGACCTGGCCTTAAACAGCAGCAGTGGGTCAAATTCCCATTCACATCTCCACCCTGGTGATGCTGGTGATGCTGACTCAGCCCAGCCCTCTCCTGAGAAACCACACTCCTTGCCTCTGGCATCCATAACTCCCATGACACCAGTGACCCCTGTTTCAGGATGTTCTGGAATTGTGCCTCAACTACA GAATATAGTTTCCACTGTAAACCTGGCCTGTAAATTGGATCTGAAGAAAATAGCTTTGCATGCAAAAAATGCAGAATATAACCCAAAG AGGTTTGCCGCCGTCATAATGAGGATCCGAGAGCCCAGGACTACAGCCCTGATATTTAGCTCTGGGAAAATGGTCTGCACAGGAGCCAGAAG CGAAGAGCAGTCTCGACTTGCAGCAAGAAAGTATGCTCGTGTGGTGCAGAAGCTGGGCTTTCCTGCCAGATTCCTcgattttaaaattcagaacatGGTTGGAAGCTGTGATGTGAGATTTCCTATTAGGCTGGAAGGTTTGGTGCTATCCCATCAGCAGTTCAGTAG TTATGAACCTGAACTGTTTCCTGGCCTTATTTACAGAATGGTAAAACCACGAATTGTGTTGCTTATCTTTGTATCTGGAAAAGTTGTGTTGACAG GTGCCAAAGAACGTTCTGAGATCTATGAAGCATTTGAAAACATCTATCCTATTCTAAagggttttaaaaaaacttga